The Daucus carota subsp. sativus chromosome 9, DH1 v3.0, whole genome shotgun sequence genome window below encodes:
- the LOC135149456 gene encoding E3 ubiquitin-protein ligase UPL5-like, with protein MQTFVAEAADEIVHSMDAGIEPDTRMSPSHPLLTEVVYLKNFLMPLETFITEELFFEFRYRKVSQDGPYQEFSIMVETFFRLLNKMDSCLEELEKLLPTKSENLGCYQYVAIIMELNNMSKHFPDLAKQFWTTLRNRKLSFCYLIIKYASKEDDYEWISVHKEVTNFECRRHLAMMLLARVSDEDNNLIQEIMLIDRSRLLEDSFEYIAHSEAETLRASLDLQFKDEEATGPGVLREWFVLVCQAIFDPRNALFVACPNDRRRFFPNSVSRVDPLHLEYFKFAGRVIALALILKAQVGIVFDRVFFQQLAGKKVSVEDIRDPDEVDQDALALTFIVEADNFGSKNIVELLPDGKNISVNSKNRVNYVARLVQYHFVDSVKDQVAQFTQGFDDIMNSDRLRESFFQCLELEDFDWMLYGSERPLCVEDWKSHTDYNGYEETDPQISWFWETVASMSAGQRKALLFFWTSLRNLPVEGFGGLTSRLYIYKVNETCNRLPTSQTCFYRLCFPPYQSLEVMQDRLSLVTQEHVACSFGTA; from the exons atgcaAACTTTTGTTGCAGAGGCTGCCGATGAGATAGTTCATTCTATGGATGCTGGTATAGAACCGGATACAAGGATGAGTCCCTCACATCCTTTATTGACTGAGGTTGTCTATCTCAAAAACTTTCTGATGCCTCTAGAAACATTTATTACAGAGGAGCTATTCTTTGAGTTTCGATACAGAAAGGTATCTCAGGATGGTCCTTATCAAGAATTTAGTATCATGGTTGAGACTTTCTTTAGGCTGCTGAACAAGATGGATTCTTGTCTTGAAGAACTGGAGAAGTTATTGCCGACTAAGAGTGAAAATCTTGGGTGCTACCAGTATGTTGCAATCATAATGGAGCTGAATAATATGTCTAAGCACTTCCCAGACTTAGCAAAACAGTTTTGGACAACTTTGAGGAATAGGAAGCTTTCTTTCtgctatttaattattaaatatgctAGCAAGGAGGATGATTATGAATGGATTTCGGTGCATAAAGAGGTGACAAATTTTGAGTGCAGAAGGCATTTGGCAATGATGTTACTTGCACGAGTTAGTGATGAGGATAACAACCTGATCCAAGAGATTATGCTTATTGACAGATCACGATTGTTGGAGGACTCTTTTGAATACATTGCACACTCTGAGGCTGAAACACTTCGAGCTAGTTTAGATTTGCAGTTTAAAGATGAGGAAGCTACTGGCCCTGGTGTTCTGAGGGAGTGGTTTGTCTTAGTTTGTCAAGCCATATTTGACCCTCGAAATGCCCTCTTTGTAGCTTGTCCAAATGATCGTAGAAGGTTTTTTCCGAATTCAG TGTCTAGGGTGGATCCATTGCACCTAGAATACTTCAAGTTTGCTGGAAGAGTAATTGCATTGGCCTTAATTCTCAAAGCTCAGGTTGGCATTGTCTTTGATAGAGTATTTTTTCAACAACTGGCCGGAAAGAAAGTTTCTGTGGAAGACATACGGGATCCAGATGAAGTTGATCAAGATGCTCTAGCTTTAACTTTTATTGTCGAAGCAGACAACTTTGGATCCAAAAATATTGTGGAGCTCTTGCCTGATGGAAAAAATATTTCCGTGAATAGTAAAAATAGAGTAAACTATGTTGCTCGGCTTGTTCAATATCACTTTGTTGATTCTGTTAAGGATCAGGTAGCTCAGTTTACTCAAGGGTTTGATGATATCATGAATTCGGACAGGCTCCGGGAATCATTTTTCCAATGCTTAGAActtgaagattttgattggaTGCTGTATGGCAGTGAAAGACCTCTATGTGTTGAGGATTGGAAGTCTCACACTGATTACAATGGCTATGAGGAAACTGATCCTCAGATATCTTGGTTCTGGGAG ACTGTGGCGAGTATGTCAGCAGGGCAGAGAAAAGCTCTCCTATTCTTTTGGACGTCGCTGAGGAATCTACCTGTAGAAGGTTTTGGTGGCTTAACTTCCAGGCTATACATTTACAAGGTGAACGAGACGTGCAATCGCCTTCCAACTTCTCAGACGTGCTTCTATCGGTTGTGCTTTCCTCCTTACCAATCGTTGGAAGTCATGCAAGATCGTCTCAGCCTCGTTACCCAGGAGCATGTTGCCTGCAGCTTTGGGACTGCTTGA